The following coding sequences lie in one Bacteroidota bacterium genomic window:
- the rpmI gene encoding 50S ribosomal protein L35, which translates to MPKMKSHRSARKTFKVTGTGKIKRHKMNRRHILTSKSTKRKRHLRRPGLISGVDEQKIKRLLVV; encoded by the coding sequence CCTAAAATGAAATCGCACCGGAGCGCCCGCAAGACCTTCAAGGTCACCGGGACCGGCAAGATCAAGCGCCACAAGATGAACCGCCGCCATATCCTGACGAGCAAATCGACGAAACGCAAACGGCATCTTCGCCGCCCCGGATTGATCTCCGGCGTCGATGAACAGAAGATCAAGCGCTTGTTGGTCGTCTGA
- the rplT gene encoding 50S ribosomal protein L20, with protein sequence MPRSQNKVASHRRRKRILKEAKGYWGARSKVLTVAKHSVDKGYQFAYRDRKAKKRTFRQLWIARINAAARLHGMTYSALIDGMHKKQVDINRKVLAELAAGNPEAFAEIVKFVKA encoded by the coding sequence ATGCCACGTTCGCAGAACAAAGTTGCCTCCCATCGCCGTCGCAAGAGAATTTTGAAAGAAGCGAAAGGCTATTGGGGTGCGAGAAGCAAAGTCCTGACGGTAGCCAAGCACAGCGTCGACAAGGGCTATCAGTTCGCCTACAGGGATAGGAAAGCGAAAAAGAGAACATTCCGCCAACTGTGGATCGCCCGCATTAACGCCGCGGCCCGCCTGCACGGAATGACCTATTCAGCACTCATCGACGGCATGCATAAGAAACAGGTCGACATCAACCGCAAGGTTCTTGCTGAACTCGCCGCCGGAAATCCCGAAGCATTTGCAGAAATTGTAAAATTTGTAAAAGCCTGA
- the pheS gene encoding phenylalanine--tRNA ligase subunit alpha — MTESSTTLEQSIQSVRAAALTASEKITSSDELEKYRIEFLARKGRVGNLFDELKSVPPESKPGLGKQLNELRTFADSLYRSAKEKVESATPTRQSFIDLTLPGRRPHIGSLHPITQTLSDITSIFTSMGFSIVDGPEIEDDYHNFEALNFPPDHPARDMQDTFFIEDTILLRTHTSPVQIRVMKERRPPLRVIMPGRVYRNEAISARSYCLFHQVEGLYVDRNVSFSELKGTLVAFAREFYGSSLKYKFRPSFFPFTEPSLEMDITCFLCSGKGCRVCKHSGWLEILGAGMVHPNVLRNVGYDPEEFTGFAFGIGVERTTLLRHNISDIRLLFENDIRFLKQF; from the coding sequence ATGACCGAATCTTCGACCACTCTTGAACAATCAATTCAGTCGGTACGCGCCGCTGCCCTGACGGCATCCGAAAAAATTACGTCATCGGATGAGCTGGAAAAATACAGGATCGAGTTCCTCGCAAGGAAAGGACGCGTCGGCAATCTTTTCGATGAGCTCAAGTCCGTTCCCCCCGAATCGAAGCCGGGCCTCGGCAAGCAATTGAACGAGCTTCGCACTTTCGCCGATTCGTTGTATCGATCGGCCAAAGAGAAGGTCGAGTCCGCGACCCCGACACGGCAGAGTTTTATCGACCTGACCCTTCCGGGGAGAAGACCTCACATCGGCAGCCTGCACCCGATAACCCAGACCCTCAGCGACATCACATCGATCTTTACCTCCATGGGATTCAGTATCGTCGATGGTCCCGAAATCGAGGATGACTACCACAATTTTGAGGCGCTGAATTTTCCCCCCGATCACCCTGCCCGCGATATGCAGGATACTTTTTTTATTGAGGATACTATTCTGCTCAGGACGCACACGTCGCCCGTCCAGATCCGAGTGATGAAGGAACGGCGCCCCCCCCTGCGCGTGATCATGCCGGGACGCGTCTACCGGAACGAGGCCATCAGCGCCAGAAGCTACTGCCTCTTTCACCAGGTTGAGGGGCTGTACGTCGACAGAAATGTGAGCTTCAGCGAGTTGAAGGGGACGCTCGTCGCCTTTGCCCGGGAATTCTATGGAAGCAGCCTGAAGTATAAATTCCGCCCCAGCTTCTTCCCGTTCACTGAGCCAAGCCTGGAAATGGACATCACATGCTTCCTGTGCTCCGGAAAGGGCTGCCGCGTATGCAAACATTCTGGCTGGCTTGAGATTCTTGGAGCCGGAATGGTACACCCGAACGTTCTCAGAAATGTCGGCTACGATCCTGAGGAGTTTACGGGGTTCGCATTTGGGATCGGCGTCGAACGGACAACGCTTCTGCGCCACAACATTTCCGACATCCGCCTCTTGTTTGAGAACGATATTAGATTTCTAAAGCAGTTTTAA
- the pheT gene encoding phenylalanine--tRNA ligase subunit beta has protein sequence MRISLNWLRRYIEFKISPEDLAQKLTSVGLEVEGIEHLGRVFDNFVVGEVLSVKKHPNADRLSLCDVRVAERDHESAVLRIVCGAPNVAAGQKVAVGLAGAVVPKNQHDPEGKPFTLSKVKVRGEESNGMICSEYELGLGKDSNGILVLDAAAHAGEPLAKYLGLDDTAFEIGVTPNRPDCLSHYGIAREAAPLLNKKLVLPKTIIREQKKSDAKKDIAIEIRNNEACRRYSARLVKNVKVAPSPLWLQSLLKTCNIRPINNIVDVSNFVMLETGQPLHAFDYDKLRGKKIVVKNAAEGEKFTTLDGVDRSLSSSMLMICDGERNVAIAGVMGGLNSEISEMTTSILIESAYFQPSSIRKTAKRLGLSSDASYRFERGTDPNGTLFAADRAASLLEEIAGGIVQKGAIDIYPKKIKERTIGLRLDRANKILGTTIRANRIKKILLPIGIKLRTASGGKFACSVPTFRPDLEQEIDIVEEIARLHGYTNIPDSMGSMIDFSQHRTNNNAVDDIRNSLEGIGFHEVVTNSLVEESVAKIFSEDIVRIKNPISKDLAAMRPSMVGSMLQTVFYNSNYGTSDIRVFEIGRTYKKVDRSFPKTTVPGFLETKTLAICMAGRKNEVGWYSSDVAVDIYDIKGVVEGLLNKILLDKFQFIYYDSRSPLTEETIAIEKDGTYIGSLGKVKKDLLKKFSLESDVYVAELTIENLIPEEKSFKNYTPSSKFPPVTRDLAFIVEKKVLAEDVNRLIRTSGAPLLKSVTLFDVFEGEPLKDGKKSFAFALELNSVEKTLTEGEADAVIKKIISDVCGKFGAELRS, from the coding sequence ATGCGTATATCCCTCAATTGGTTACGCCGTTACATTGAATTTAAAATCAGCCCGGAAGATCTGGCGCAGAAACTCACTTCGGTAGGATTGGAAGTGGAAGGGATTGAACATCTCGGCCGGGTCTTTGACAATTTCGTCGTAGGCGAAGTGCTGTCGGTCAAGAAACATCCGAACGCAGACAGACTATCCCTTTGCGATGTACGAGTTGCAGAAAGGGATCATGAGTCTGCCGTGCTGCGGATCGTCTGCGGTGCTCCGAATGTTGCCGCAGGACAAAAGGTCGCGGTGGGGCTGGCTGGAGCGGTCGTCCCGAAAAATCAACACGACCCCGAAGGGAAACCGTTCACGCTTTCAAAGGTAAAAGTGCGGGGAGAAGAATCGAACGGTATGATCTGTTCGGAATACGAACTCGGACTCGGCAAGGATTCAAACGGGATTTTGGTCCTCGATGCGGCCGCGCATGCCGGCGAACCTCTTGCAAAATACCTGGGGCTCGACGACACGGCGTTCGAAATCGGCGTGACGCCCAACCGCCCCGATTGTTTGAGCCATTACGGCATTGCAAGAGAAGCGGCGCCGCTTCTCAATAAGAAGCTTGTTCTTCCTAAAACGATCATTCGGGAACAGAAAAAGAGTGACGCAAAGAAGGATATTGCGATCGAGATTAGAAATAATGAAGCTTGTCGCCGTTATTCTGCGCGGCTGGTAAAAAATGTCAAGGTCGCTCCTTCGCCGCTATGGCTTCAATCATTGCTCAAGACATGCAACATCAGACCCATCAATAATATTGTCGACGTTTCAAATTTCGTGATGCTTGAAACAGGCCAGCCGCTGCATGCGTTTGATTACGACAAACTCCGCGGAAAAAAAATTGTTGTCAAGAACGCCGCCGAAGGGGAAAAATTCACGACACTCGACGGTGTCGATCGCTCGCTTTCTTCATCCATGCTGATGATCTGCGACGGCGAACGAAACGTCGCGATCGCGGGCGTTATGGGGGGACTGAATTCAGAGATATCGGAAATGACAACGTCGATCCTGATCGAGAGCGCATATTTTCAGCCGTCGAGCATCCGTAAAACCGCGAAGCGCCTGGGCCTTTCTTCGGATGCGTCGTACAGGTTCGAGCGGGGGACCGATCCTAATGGAACCCTCTTCGCCGCCGACCGTGCCGCTTCGCTGCTTGAAGAGATCGCGGGGGGCATCGTCCAAAAAGGGGCCATCGATATCTATCCAAAAAAAATAAAGGAGCGGACGATCGGACTGCGGCTGGACCGTGCCAATAAGATATTGGGAACGACGATACGGGCGAACCGCATAAAGAAGATTCTGCTGCCGATCGGCATCAAGCTGCGCACAGCGTCTGGCGGTAAATTTGCATGTTCGGTGCCGACTTTCCGTCCCGACCTCGAACAGGAGATCGATATCGTTGAAGAGATCGCACGGCTGCATGGCTATACCAACATTCCGGACAGCATGGGATCGATGATCGATTTTTCGCAGCATAGAACGAACAATAACGCCGTCGATGATATCCGCAATTCCCTTGAAGGAATCGGTTTCCATGAAGTCGTAACAAACAGCCTTGTCGAAGAGAGTGTAGCAAAGATATTCTCGGAAGACATTGTCCGGATCAAGAATCCTATCAGTAAGGATCTTGCTGCGATGCGTCCGAGCATGGTCGGGAGTATGCTCCAGACAGTTTTTTATAATTCGAACTACGGGACCAGCGACATTAGGGTATTTGAAATTGGAAGGACCTATAAGAAGGTCGACAGGAGCTTTCCGAAAACCACGGTCCCCGGGTTCTTGGAGACAAAAACCCTCGCAATTTGTATGGCTGGAAGGAAAAATGAGGTCGGATGGTATTCCAGCGACGTCGCCGTCGATATTTATGACATCAAAGGGGTTGTCGAGGGGCTGCTGAACAAAATTCTACTTGACAAATTTCAATTTATTTACTATGATAGCCGTAGTCCTTTAACTGAAGAGACTATAGCCATTGAAAAAGATGGTACTTACATCGGCTCTCTCGGCAAGGTGAAAAAAGATTTACTTAAGAAATTTTCACTTGAAAGTGATGTTTATGTTGCCGAGCTAACCATTGAAAATTTGATACCGGAGGAAAAAAGCTTCAAAAATTATACGCCGTCATCGAAATTTCCTCCTGTGACGCGAGATTTAGCCTTCATTGTTGAAAAGAAAGTATTAGCGGAAGATGTTAACCGGCTTATTCGAACGAGCGGCGCGCCGTTGCTAAAATCGGTTACGCTGTTCGATGTGTTCGAGGGAGAGCCGTTGAAAGATGGAAAGAAAAGTTTCGCCTTCGCTCTCGAATTGAATTCTGTCGAAAAAACCCTGACGGAGGGCGAAGCCGACGCTGTGATCAAAAAAATTATCTCTGACGTTTGCGGTAAATTCGGTGCGGAGCTGCGAAGTTGA
- a CDS encoding cell division protein ZapA, translated as MDRKSVRVKIFGSEYPLRGESEEFTKKVAGYVDTMINSIHDKIPEQPPLTISVLAALNITEDLLKEKDKNREIISNFENEIVKISNYLDTSLQSNG; from the coding sequence ATGGACAGGAAAAGCGTGCGGGTTAAAATATTCGGGTCGGAGTATCCGTTACGAGGTGAAAGCGAAGAGTTTACGAAGAAAGTGGCGGGGTACGTGGACACGATGATTAACTCAATTCATGACAAGATTCCTGAGCAGCCTCCGCTTACAATTTCTGTCTTGGCCGCACTCAACATTACCGAAGACTTGTTGAAGGAGAAAGACAAGAACCGGGAGATCATCAGTAATTTCGAAAATGAGATCGTCAAAATTTCGAATTACCTCGATACAAGTCTCCAGAGCAATGGATAG